The genomic stretch TGTCAACTTCGGCATCCTGCCCTTGCTTCTTGTCGATCCTTCTGATTATGACAAATTGTCGGAAGGTGACGATCTCGTCATTCCTGCGGGTGCAATGACTCCCGGTGGCACTATCGATATCACCACCGCTTCCGGCAAGACTGTCGCGGTCACAAATGATTTGACCAAAAAGGAACTGGAGATTATCCAGTCAGGTGGTCTGCTCAATGCAGTCCGCAACAACCAATCGTAACGGATGAAATACATCGCCACCTCCCATTGGTGGGAGGTGGCGTAAAAAGCATTTGTTGGAGACACAATGTTAGACATCATGCGTGAGAACGCTTCGGGGTGGATCGTCAAGATCCTCTTTGCCATTATCATCATCGTTTTCGTCTTCGCCTTCGGTATGAGCGGGCTGGACACCAGCAATGATCCCGTGCTGGCTACTGTCAATGACCGGATCATCACCCGCGCCGAGTTTGAAGACGCTTTCCAGCGCGCCGCAGAAGGATTGCGCAAGGCCAATCCGAACGTTACTTCCGCTCAGTTGCAGGACCCACAGTTCAAGCAGCTTGTTCTCAATGAACTGATCAACTCCCGACTGCTGCTGGAGGAAGCCGAGCGACTCGGCATCTCAGCATCCGACGAAGAAGTATTTGCCGCCATCACCCGCCAATCCATCTTCTGGAATGCCGAAGACAAGTTTGACCGGAATATCTACCAGGCTGCCCTGCGCTCCATCCGCATGACCCCGGCCCAGTTCGAAGCGAACTTCCGCAACGAATATATCGCCGGAAAAGTCAAGGATATGGTCCGCTCCACCGGCAACGCCACTGAAGAGCAGACCCGTGAGCTTTACAACTGGGTTGGCGAAGAAGTGACCATCGATTACATCGAGACTTCCCCGCGCCAGTTCGTTGATGCCATTGACGTGACTGACGAAGAGATTCGCCAGTTCTACACCGAGAACGAATCCCGCTTCATGGTTCCCGAACAGGCCAGCATCCGCTACCTGACCTTCACTCCCAAGGCTCTGGCAACCTACCAGGAAGTCACCGACGAAGAGATCAAGGCATACTATGATGCCAACGCCGACAACCTCGTTCAGCGAGAAGAGGTCAACGCCCGCCATATCCTGGTCATGACCAAGGACTCCGACACCGAGTCCGTCCAGAAGGAAGCGCGCAACAAGATCGACCGCATTTACAAAAAGGCCAAGGCCGGTGAAGACTTCGCCGAATTGGCAAAGACCTACTCCGAAGGCCCGTCCGCTTCCAATGGCGGCGCACTGGGCTGGTTCGGACGCGGCGCCATGGTGCCGGAATTTGAAGAAGCCGCCTTTGCCACTCCCAAGGGAGAGGTATCCGAACCGATCAAGACGCAGTTCGGCTGGCACATCATCTACGTAGATGATCGCAAGGACCCCGAGAGCAAGTCTCTTGAATACGTCAAGGACCAGATCGCTCAGGCCATTGCCGAAGAAAAGGCTGCTGAAGTCATCTCTGACATGCTTGACCAGTCCATGGACCGTCTTGTGTCCGGCATGGACCTCGAAGCCATTGCCGACGAACTCGGTCTGCTGGCCGTCACTTCCCGTCCCATGCCCGAATCCTCGCTGCCGCAGGCATTCGGCATGACCCCGGAAGCTGCTCAGGTCATCATGGCCATTCCGGCCGGTGAAGCCCACCAGACCCCGCTTGCCATCGACGGCGGCTACATGCTGCTCGAAAAGGTCGAGGACATCCCTGCCGCTCCCATGGAGCTGGATCAGGTGAAGCAGGTCATCATCAACGCCATCACCACCGAGAAAGCCACGGAAAAGGCCAAAGCTGCTGCTGACGAGATTCTCGCCAAGCTCTCCTCACCCGAAGGTGCCAAGGAGCTGGCTGATCGTATCAAGACCTCTGAGCAGTTCTCCCGTCAGGGCGTTGTTCCCGGCCTGGGACGCAACGTGAAGCTCGCCAAGGCTGTCTTTGACTCCGACGGTACCACGTGGCTGTCCGAATCCTACGTCATGCCTTCCGGCTCGATTATCGTTGCCAAGCTGCATGAACGTATCGCTGCCCCTGAAGAAATGTGGGAACAGCAGAAGGACACCTGGATCGAACAGGCAAGCCGCAACTACCAGACCGAAGCGCTGACCGCATTCATGACGGACCTCCGCAAGGAAGCGAACATCGTGATTGCCCGTCCCGACCTGCTGAACTAGCCAGCAGCGACACAGCACATCAAGGCCGGTTCCGCTCATGCGGGACCGGCCTTTTCTATTGATTTGTCACCATTCGTCACTGACGTTAAACAAGAGTGGAATGGCGTGCTTCCCAACGCGCAACGGTAGGGTCAAAACGCTATTCCAGCGGCATAATTCAACGTATCTATGGATCTTAGTTAACTGGGCAAGACTAAAAAAGCGGACACCGGAATTGGTACCCGCTCCATATCAAAACAAGCACACTGAAAAGGGAAGCCATGTGCAGCTGAGTACGAAGGAATTATCGAGGCAGGGAAACCGTCACACAGGTATGTCCGGGTTCACAGGTGTCCACCATGATATCGCCGCCGTGTGTCCGGGCGATTTGGCGTGCGGAATATGTTCCGATACCGGACCCGCTGCTGTTGTCGGACGAGACATATTTTTCAAAGAAATTTTCACGAACGCCCGGCGGCACCTCGCCCTTGTTCCGAATAACGATGACCACATCCGGCGTCCGCGTCAGTGTGACGGTGACAGAGCACCCTTCCGGTGATGCCTGGAACGCGTTGAGCAACAGGTTGGAGAGCATGGAGCGAAGCAGCGGTTCTTCGGCAAACACCCTAAATTCATTGGTGAAGGTCTGATCAAGGACTTCGACACCAAGGCTGATCCCTTTTTTATGGATGATGGCTCGGGACTCCTTGCGAATGCAATCAATGACCTTAAGCACATCGACGCTCGTTTTTCTCAGCTCATAGGTCCCTGATTCCATCTTGAAGAGATCCAGTGATCGATTGATCAGATCAAGCATGGTCTCACCAGCAGTCTCAATGGTGCTCAGCATTTCATACTGTGTACCGCTCAGCCCGCCCAGGCGACGTATCTCTTCGGGAAGACCTACCACGGCCCCCAACGGCGTCTTGAGATCATGCCGAGCGATGCGCTCCACATCGTCACGCAAGGCATCGGCTCGCTTGCGGTCGGAGATATCACGCCCCACCCCTTGAAGGCCGATCAATTCCCGATCATCATTGAGCATCAGTCCGATCCGTGTTTCCAGCCACACAGTGGAATCATCAGCACACAAGAATTCAAGATCAAGAATGGTGGAGGGTGGATTCCCTTCATCTGCGATATGGAAAAGCAGTCGCTTCACGGACTCCTCGAACTCGCGCAAAGACTGGGGAGTCAGAAACTCGCCAATGGGTCGGCTGAGCACCTCATGGCGTTTGAAACCGCGAAGGGACTCATCGGACGGACTGATATACGTGAATCGCCTTCCCGCATCCAACCCCCAGATGATGTCGGTGATATTTTCCGCAAGCATGCGGTATTGCCGTTCACTCTGCCTGAGGGCTTCCTCTGTAATCTTTCGATCCGTGATGTCCGTCCCGACACACAACAATTCCATGACAACGTCGTCACGCCCAAGAACCGGCTCAGTTGCCCATGACACCCAGACCATTTCACCGTTTTTCCGCTTGTGAAGGTACTCGTTGAAAACCGTCCCTTTCTCGGTATGAATAAGACGGTTGATGATACGCTTCATGGGCTTGCCATCCAGACTCTTGGCCGGAATCAGCGACCCGACAAGCTCCTTCCCGACAAGTTCTCCCGGCTCATATCCGAAAAAGGACTCCGTATACTCATTGCAAAACGTAATGACGCCATTGACATCGACGCGCAGAATGATGGATTTGGCATTTTGGACAAGGTAGCGGTATTTTTCGCGTTCCTTGATACCGTTCAACAGAAAATACACGGTGGCAAGAAGTAGTCCCGTGATCGCCAGGACCACAGCTCCGCCCCCGTATATCAAGTGGTTTTGATACGGAGAAGGCGGCCAGCCCCCCTTGGGAACCGCCCCCATCTGCCAGTAGCCTCCGGGGATGGAAATATTCATGGTCACCGGCGACATTTCAAAGACTTTCTCCGCCCCCACCAGCATTTCTCCGGCTCCGGAACCGTCGCTTATGGAGCGCAGTGCCATCTCCAGTGTCGGCTTATGACTTATCAGCCCTGCTTCACGGTAGATAGTCTGTGCATCGATGAAAACAACCACACTACCCCAGTAGCGACTGGTGGTCAGGGTGGTCGGGTCCGGCAGATAGACAGGGGTCATGATAGCGACAACATCCCGCCCTTCCAGAGGAAACTGCCGAGAGACCTGACGCACTCGGGCGTGGAGCATTTTTCTGGTGAGATTTTGCAACGGGACAGGGAAGTCACTCAAGAGGCTCTTCGAGAGGACCACTTCCTCGATATCCCTAGGAAAGGCATGCGTGACGATATTGTTTTTCGCCAGCAAAATGGCGCGCACGCCACTCATGTTGCCCAACAGGGATCGAACAAGGGCCTGGAAGGTCTCCTGCTCGACCTCGGGATTGAGCATGACAAACGCCTTGAAAGCGCCACCTAATTGCAATCGCGTGGCAACCGCTTCTTCCAGATGACCCTGGACAACCGACATTTTATAAAAGACTTCAAGACGTGAAGCCTGCATATGGCGCTCGTTTTCCGCGTGCAACTCAATAAAGAGAGCAACGGCAAGGGCAAAGCCGACAATGAGCGGAATGAGATATGCGGTACGTCGCGTCATATTTTGCATTCATTGGTTTTTAAAAGGGTTATCTCGCAACACCTTAGCAGAAGGTGCCACGAAATCAACCAATCAAATGCAAAAACAGGAGCAACTATCCTGAAGCGCCGGCAACAGCAGCGACACCCTCCACAGGGCAGGGCGCTGCGATTCCGGCAAGAGTCGCATGGGGCTGAAAAAGGGACGACTTGTCTTTACGGCGCCTGTTTCTGGAGCGCATCTCGCGAACAACACGCAGATTGCGAGACCCGATGGGATCAAATGAAACAGCAGAGGATCCTTTGGGGTCGGACAGAAACTCGAACACCAGATTACGTGAAAGGTTGACCATTTCATCAAGGTCGCTGGTCTTCTGGGGCCATGGAAGCAGATTATCCACAAATCGCAGGGAATTTCCCCACTCCTTGGACCCGGTCACGCGCAGGCTTCCCTTGACGATCTGCTTCTTGAGCAGAAAGGGCAGCTTTCTTCGCTCCATGGCGGAAAGCAGTGTGTTATCGGTATCCCGGTTAGGATGCTTGAACAGCCGCAGCGCCAGCTCGCGTTCCTCTTCAAAACGAGAATCGGCACGGGCCTCGACATACACATGCGAGATTTTACCACCGGAAGACATCCGCCACAGGGCATTGGGAACATAGTAGTTATGCGCCACCACATCGGCAGCGAGGTGGGAAAGGTATCCGTAGGCGTAGGCTGTCACACGCGGATCTTTGGCCGACTGAAGCAGCTTGAAACCGGTCACCCAGTTGTGGCTGTGGCCCGGTCGGAATGTCGTTCCCTTGCCGATAAAAATATCCGCGGAAAGACATCCGTATAGAAAGGCGTTTTTATGACACGCCAGAAGACCGCCCACCAGTGGCGGAAGGCACCCCAGGTTGCCGAGCACGGAATTGCCAAGGGCAAGATGGACTCCCGGCCCCCAGGCGTACGCCGCTTCAGGCGCAAAAACTGCCACTGCCAGTATGAAAATGGTCAGGATACTTCTCATGTATTATTTCTCTCTCCAGAGGCAGAGAAAGTAAGGTCCACACCACAAAAGTCAATGAGAATCTACGTTGTTTTCCCGCTTGCGCACGCCGCTTTTCCACGGCTGACAACAGTTTTTCAGGTTTACCGGGATGTTGCCAGTTTGAGAACCTGACTAACAAAGTCGCCTTTTCCATGGGTGTAGGCGATTCGATCATCGGGATACCGTCGGCACAGGTCCCGCTTGAGTTCCAGATAGCGGGCAGCCCATTCAGGATGAGCAAGCAGGTAGTCCCGAAAGACCAGCCCTTCCCATACAAAGGAATCCGCCTCCACCATATGCAGATGATGCGTCCGACGGCCCTGTCTGTCCCGCTTGATGAACCACGCATAGTGCGGCGGCCCGTCGTTTTCACCCAAGGGCCGCCAGAAGAAATCATAGCCCAGAGCTTCCAGAACAGGTGGTACAGCCTGACGGGTCTCTTCCAGATCGCGGACCTCTATGAGCATGTCCACAATAGGTTTGGCGGTCATGCCCGGGATGGAGGTGCTGCCATAATGCTCGACACGGCGAATCAACCCACCGGGAAACAGACCCAGCAGGTGCTTTTTTTCCGCCTCGAACATCGCAGGCCATGCAGGATCATATTCGACCAGTTCCACATGATCGCGAAGAACGCGCTGAATCTTTTCTTCCAGGGTTTCGCCCGTGGTCACTCTTCCATGCCCCCGGACTCGACCTCTTCGATGAACGCTTCCACGATGTCCGGGTCAAGGGCGCTTCCGGCCAGCTCGCACAGGATGCCGAACGCCTCCTGCGGGGTGCGCCCACGCTGATAGGGACGATTGGTCGTCATGGCATCGAAACAGTCGGCAACGGCAAGAATACGCGCCCCGAGCGGGATGTTTTCGCCGGACAACCCACGAGGATACCCCCGCCCATCAATGCGCTCATGATGGCCGTAAACAAAATCCACTGCCGGACCAAGAAAATCGAGATTGCGCAGGATGTCATAGCCCCACTGGGGGTGTGACCGGATTTCGAGCAGCAGATCGGCATTGTCGGCCGTACCGTCGCTGGAAAAGACCTGATCACTGAAACCGATCTTGCCGATATCATGCAGGATACCGGCAACACGAACCTGCTCCACCTTGAGGTCGTCCAGCCCGAGCCTGCGAGCCAGTCGTTCCGCATAGGC from Pseudodesulfovibrio profundus encodes the following:
- a CDS encoding SurA N-terminal domain-containing protein produces the protein MLDIMRENASGWIVKILFAIIIIVFVFAFGMSGLDTSNDPVLATVNDRIITRAEFEDAFQRAAEGLRKANPNVTSAQLQDPQFKQLVLNELINSRLLLEEAERLGISASDEEVFAAITRQSIFWNAEDKFDRNIYQAALRSIRMTPAQFEANFRNEYIAGKVKDMVRSTGNATEEQTRELYNWVGEEVTIDYIETSPRQFVDAIDVTDEEIRQFYTENESRFMVPEQASIRYLTFTPKALATYQEVTDEEIKAYYDANADNLVQREEVNARHILVMTKDSDTESVQKEARNKIDRIYKKAKAGEDFAELAKTYSEGPSASNGGALGWFGRGAMVPEFEEAAFATPKGEVSEPIKTQFGWHIIYVDDRKDPESKSLEYVKDQIAQAIAEEKAAEVISDMLDQSMDRLVSGMDLEAIADELGLLAVTSRPMPESSLPQAFGMTPEAAQVIMAIPAGEAHQTPLAIDGGYMLLEKVEDIPAAPMELDQVKQVIINAITTEKATEKAKAAADEILAKLSSPEGAKELADRIKTSEQFSRQGVVPGLGRNVKLAKAVFDSDGTTWLSESYVMPSGSIIVAKLHERIAAPEEMWEQQKDTWIEQASRNYQTEALTAFMTDLRKEANIVIARPDLLN
- a CDS encoding PAS domain S-box protein → MTRRTAYLIPLIVGFALAVALFIELHAENERHMQASRLEVFYKMSVVQGHLEEAVATRLQLGGAFKAFVMLNPEVEQETFQALVRSLLGNMSGVRAILLAKNNIVTHAFPRDIEEVVLSKSLLSDFPVPLQNLTRKMLHARVRQVSRQFPLEGRDVVAIMTPVYLPDPTTLTTSRYWGSVVVFIDAQTIYREAGLISHKPTLEMALRSISDGSGAGEMLVGAEKVFEMSPVTMNISIPGGYWQMGAVPKGGWPPSPYQNHLIYGGGAVVLAITGLLLATVYFLLNGIKEREKYRYLVQNAKSIILRVDVNGVITFCNEYTESFFGYEPGELVGKELVGSLIPAKSLDGKPMKRIINRLIHTEKGTVFNEYLHKRKNGEMVWVSWATEPVLGRDDVVMELLCVGTDITDRKITEEALRQSERQYRMLAENITDIIWGLDAGRRFTYISPSDESLRGFKRHEVLSRPIGEFLTPQSLREFEESVKRLLFHIADEGNPPSTILDLEFLCADDSTVWLETRIGLMLNDDRELIGLQGVGRDISDRKRADALRDDVERIARHDLKTPLGAVVGLPEEIRRLGGLSGTQYEMLSTIETAGETMLDLINRSLDLFKMESGTYELRKTSVDVLKVIDCIRKESRAIIHKKGISLGVEVLDQTFTNEFRVFAEEPLLRSMLSNLLLNAFQASPEGCSVTVTLTRTPDVVIVIRNKGEVPPGVRENFFEKYVSSDNSSGSGIGTYSARQIARTHGGDIMVDTCEPGHTCVTVSLPR
- a CDS encoding zinc dependent phospholipase C family protein, producing the protein MRSILTIFILAVAVFAPEAAYAWGPGVHLALGNSVLGNLGCLPPLVGGLLACHKNAFLYGCLSADIFIGKGTTFRPGHSHNWVTGFKLLQSAKDPRVTAYAYGYLSHLAADVVAHNYYVPNALWRMSSGGKISHVYVEARADSRFEEERELALRLFKHPNRDTDNTLLSAMERRKLPFLLKKQIVKGSLRVTGSKEWGNSLRFVDNLLPWPQKTSDLDEMVNLSRNLVFEFLSDPKGSSAVSFDPIGSRNLRVVREMRSRNRRRKDKSSLFQPHATLAGIAAPCPVEGVAAVAGASG
- a CDS encoding GrpB family protein, yielding MTTGETLEEKIQRVLRDHVELVEYDPAWPAMFEAEKKHLLGLFPGGLIRRVEHYGSTSIPGMTAKPIVDMLIEVRDLEETRQAVPPVLEALGYDFFWRPLGENDGPPHYAWFIKRDRQGRRTHHLHMVEADSFVWEGLVFRDYLLAHPEWAARYLELKRDLCRRYPDDRIAYTHGKGDFVSQVLKLATSR
- a CDS encoding HD-GYP domain-containing protein is translated as MAAGNYSNEIMELTGPEYPEDVRELAEAVSVMMVRIEARELHLEQLNERIKYNTLNTVTAVADALGARDAYTEGHGERVGAYAERLARRLGLDDLKVEQVRVAGILHDIGKIGFSDQVFSSDGTADNADLLLEIRSHPQWGYDILRNLDFLGPAVDFVYGHHERIDGRGYPRGLSGENIPLGARILAVADCFDAMTTNRPYQRGRTPQEAFGILCELAGSALDPDIVEAFIEEVESGGMEE